The Pseudomonas sp. FP198 genomic interval ACCGTGCTCCAGGGCAGCGCTGGCGTGACGCAATGCTTCAAGATGCCGGCGGCGAGCGCTGAAGCTGCTTTCCGATGTCTGCTCATAGCCCATGCAGGCCTTGAGATGATCGCGCAGTAACTCCAGGCCTTCACCGGCCGCCTTCGCGCTCAGGCTGATAGTGACGTGGCCATCGTCGCTCACTTCGAGGGCTATCGCTTCTCCCGTCAGGTCTGCCTTGTTGCGAATCAAGGTGACTTTTGCCGGATCCGGACGAACCTCCAGGAATTCAGGCCACAAAGCGAAAGGATCGCTTGCTTCCGGCGCACTGGCATCCACCACCAGCAACACGCGATCAGCCTCGCCAATAGCCTTGAGGGCCCGCTCCACGCCGATTTTCTCGACCTGGTCGTCGGTATCGCGCAAGCCAGCGGTGTCCACGACGTGCAGCGGCATGCCGTCGATGTGGATATGTTCACGCAGGATGTCCCGGGTGGTGCCGGCGATCTCGGTAACGATGGCAGCCTCGCGCCCGGCCAGGGCGTTCAAGAGGCTGGACTTACCGGCATTGGGGCGGCCGGCAATGACCACAGTCATGCCGTCGCGCAACAAAGCCCCCTGCCCGGCTTCCCTCAAGACTGTGGATAATTCATCGCGCACCTTGTCGAGCATGCTCAACACGTGGCCGTCGGCGAGAAAATCGATTTCCTCTTCGGGGAAATCGATGGCCGCCTCGACGTAGATCCGCAGACCGATCAGTTGCTCGGTTAGGTTATGCACACGCTGTGAAAACGCTCCCTGTAATGACCGTAACGCGTTGCGTGCAGCCTGCGCAGAACTGGCTTCGATCAGATCGGCGATCGCCTCGGCCTGAGCCAGGTCGAGTTTGTCATTGAGAAAGGCCCGCTCGCTGAACTCACCCGGCCGGGCCAGGCGGCAACCCAACTCGAGGCAACGCTGGAGCAGCATGTCCAGGACGACGGGGCCGCCATGCCCCTGCAGTTCCAGCACATCCTCGCCGGTGAATGAGTTCGGCCCAGGGAAATACAAGGCCAGGCCTTCATCGAGGACATGTTTGTCAGCGTCAAGAAAAGGTCCGTAGTGAGCGAAGCGCGGTTTCAGTTCGCGGCCGCTGATAGCCTTGGCCGCAACGCCAGCCAAAGGCCCCGAAATACGGACGATGCCGACCCCGCCGCGACCTTGGGCGGTGGCGACGGCGGCGATGGTTTCACGCGGTGCGCTCATAAACCGGTATCCAGACAAAAATGGCAGATAGCAAAACGCCCCACTAGGGGGCGTTTTGTGTGGTTATCCACAGGGCAAGTTACGCCTCGGCTTTTTTCGTGGCCGCTTCGATCTTACGCGTGATGTACCACTGCTGAGTGATGGACAACACGTTGTTCACAACCCAGTACAGCACAAGACCGGCCGGGAACCACAGGAAGAAGAAGGTGAAGATGATCGGCATCATTTTCATGACCTTCGCCTGCATCGGATCCGGAGGCGTCGGGTTCAGCTGCTGCTGGATGAACATGGTGGCGCCCATGATGATCGGCAGGATGAAGAACGGATCCTTGATCGACAGGTCGGTGATCCACAGCATGAATGGTGCCTGGCGCATCTCTACGCTTTCCAGCAGAACCCAGTAAAGCGCGAGGAATACCGGCATCTGTACAAGAATCGGCAAGCAACCACCCAGCGGGTTGATCTTCTCTTTCTTGTACAGCTCCATCATGGCCTGGGACATTTTCTGCCGGTCATCGCCATGCTGTTCTTTCAGGGCAGCCAGTTTCGGCGCCACTGCACGCATGCGAGCCATCGACTTGTAGCTGGCCGCCGACAACGGGAAGAAAATACCCTTGATCAGCATGGTCAGGAAGATGATCGACCAGCCCCAGTTGCCGACGATGCTGTGGATATGTTGCAGCAACCAGAAGATTGGCTGGGCAATGAACCACAGGAAACCGTAGTCGACGGTCAATTCCAGGCCAGGGGACAACTGCT includes:
- the mnmE gene encoding tRNA uridine-5-carboxymethylaminomethyl(34) synthesis GTPase MnmE, with translation MSAPRETIAAVATAQGRGGVGIVRISGPLAGVAAKAISGRELKPRFAHYGPFLDADKHVLDEGLALYFPGPNSFTGEDVLELQGHGGPVVLDMLLQRCLELGCRLARPGEFSERAFLNDKLDLAQAEAIADLIEASSAQAARNALRSLQGAFSQRVHNLTEQLIGLRIYVEAAIDFPEEEIDFLADGHVLSMLDKVRDELSTVLREAGQGALLRDGMTVVIAGRPNAGKSSLLNALAGREAAIVTEIAGTTRDILREHIHIDGMPLHVVDTAGLRDTDDQVEKIGVERALKAIGEADRVLLVVDASAPEASDPFALWPEFLEVRPDPAKVTLIRNKADLTGEAIALEVSDDGHVTISLSAKAAGEGLELLRDHLKACMGYEQTSESSFSARRRHLEALRHASAALEHGRAQLTLAGAGELLAEDLRQAQHSLGEITGAFSSDDLLGRIFSSFCIGK